From Toxorhynchites rutilus septentrionalis strain SRP chromosome 2, ASM2978413v1, whole genome shotgun sequence, a single genomic window includes:
- the LOC129765120 gene encoding serine protease 55-like: MNTRVVKFNLLPIILGLIGPGLFRLCVSLQCGIPRVRHEALIVRGGATRHGEWPWHAAIHHRTSPGSIVEYACGGSLISHQFVLTAAHCTVNQNTGNKLSRGGLFVRLGVHNLESIDPEIAQQYSVKNVYPFDKFSRQNMRNDIALLELNESVQLTDYVVPVCINRQFNLTNDVGTSVGWGLTENDEVSPVLRLARLPVIDDIDCLESDRDLFGKKFHKGMFCAGHTNGTSVCNGDSGGGLFFKRGEAWYVGGIVSFSKIREDGSNLCYTEGYAGFTKVAWYLTWISNVTGIDLDGDGYPNPKPVIKRKMVPYLPRLSDEKCLEYQQSRTPDSNDRNIVVIRDQGVQTCLANVISERYLLSTGSCVRRTIDQASFTAEFYTNRYNFRLHNLKPMLHPNQSTTTSGGVPRDSVVLIDLGRDRDELKPDIACLWTDPNEITKDVVKGVIWPTEIGSGAPFNISETHDGKAITTSENISCDDDRIILGVRISLRKVGESYYRMVGPLIHCETSMYARLTGYLDWIEETVWPKRTHT; the protein is encoded by the exons ATGAACACGCGCGTTGTGAAATTTAATTTGCTACCCATTATTCTGGGATTGATAGGCCCCGGGTTGTTTCGGCTTTGTGTGTCCCTTCAGTGCGGTATTCCACGCGTCCGTCACGAAGCGCTGATAGTGAGAGGTGGCGCCACCCGCCATGGCGAGTGGCCTTGGCATGCAGCCATTCACCATCGCACCAGTCCAGGATCCATTGTTGAGTACGCCTGTGGTGGATCTTTGATTAGTCATCAATTTGTGCTGACCGCGGCCCACTGTACCGTCAATCAAAACACCGGAAACAAACTGTCGCGAGGAGGACTGTTCGTCCGTTTGGGAGTGCACAATCTGGAGAGCATTGATCCGGAGATCGCACAACAGTATTCGGTGAAAAATGTGTACCCGTTTGATAAGTTTAGCAGACAAAATATGCGTAATGACATCGCGTTGTTGGAATTGAACGAATCGGTGCAACTGACCGACTATGTTGTTCCGGTGTGTATCAACAGGCAGTTCAATCTGACGAACGATGTCGGCACAAGTGTGGGTTGGGGTTTAACGGAAAACGATGAAGTGTCCCCGGTTTTGAGACTGGCTCGGTTGCCTGTTATTGATGACATTGATTGTTTGGAAAGTGATCGCGATCTGTTCGGCAAAAAATTCCACAAAGGGATGTTTTGTGCTGGCCATACCAATGGTACTTCTGTGTGTAACGGGGATAGTGGTGGCGGTCTGTTCTTCAAACGCGGTGAAGCCTGGTATGTAGGGGGTATTGTGTCGTTCAGCAAAATCCGAGAAGACGGTAGCAATTTGTGCTACACAGAAGGTTATGCTGGTTTCACCAAAGTTGCGTGGTACTTAACTTGGATAAGCAATGTCACTGGGATTGACTTAGACGGCGATGGGTATCCTAATCCAAAACCAGTTATCAAACGAAAGATGGTTCCATATCTACCAAGGTTGAGCGATGAAA AATGTCTGGAGTATCAACAATCTAGAACCCCGGACTCAAATGACAGGAACATTGTTGTGATTCGCGATCAAGGTGTGCAGACATGTCTGGCAAACGTCATAAGCGAACGATATCTCTTAAGCACGGGTAGTTGCGTTCGCCGCACAATTGACCAAG CGTCCTTTACTGCGGAATTTTACACCAATCGGTACAATTTCCGCTTACACAATCTAAAGCCAATGCTCCATCCAAACCAGTCCACTACCACAAGTGGTGGCGTTCCCCGAGATAGCGTAGTCTTGATAGATTTGGGACGCGACCGCGATGA ATTGAAACCAGATATTGCCTGCCTTTGGACGGATCCCAACGAAATCACGAAAGACGTCGTCAAGGGCGTTATTTGGCCAACGGAGATTGGCAGTGGGGCACCGTTTAACATTAGCGAAACGCACGATGGGAAAGCGATCACAACCAGTGAGAATATATCCTGTGATGATGATAGGATCATTCTGGGAGTACGAATATCGCTGCGGAAGGTGGGTGAAAGTTACTACCGGATGGTTGGACCGTTGATCCATTGCGAGACGTCCATGTACGCCAGGCTAACCGGCTATTTGGATTGGATCGAGGAGACTGTGTGGCCCAAAAGAACACATACGTAG